The DNA region CCGCTTTACAAACGTATACAAGCTTTGAAGAATCTCTAAAGCATTTACCTGATTGCACAGAGATAACACGACTTTAGCTTTACATGTAAAGATTTTGTACAGGATTAGGCAAGAACTCTGCGAAAATGTTCTATCGCTTTGAGAACCTTTCGCTCTATAATAAACTATTAAAATTAAAGGAGAACCTATGGTTAATTTTACCTATCAAAACCCCACAAAAATAGAATTTGGAAAAGGCAAAGAAGAACTTATCGGCACAGCCATCGCGGAAGACAACATCACAAAGGTTTTACTCTGCTACGGTAGCGAGCGCATTAAAAGTGATGGACTCTATAACAAAGTGACCACCCGTTTGAAAGAAAAAGGCATCGCTTGGGTAGAGCTCTCTGGCATCATCAGCAACCCCATTCTTTCCAAAGTGCACGAAGGCATCACTATCGCTAAAGCAGAAAAGGTTGAAGCCGTCCTTGCCATCGGTGGTGGTTCTGTTTTAGACAGTGCTAAGAGTATCGCCGCGGGGGCTTTATACCATAGCGACGTTTGGGACTTTTTTATTGGCAAATCCGTCATTGAAAAAGCGCTCCCTGTGTATGCCATCATGACCCTTGCAGCAACAGGAAGCGAGATGAATGGCTTTGCCGTTGTTACCAACGATACGATTCAGCAAAAGTACAACATCGCCTCCATTCACGTCTATCCGCGACTTTCCATTCTCAACCCAGAACTGACCAAAAGTGTTCCTAAAAATTACCTCGCGTATTCGGCGGTTGACATTATCGCACACGTTATTGAGGGCTATTTGACCGCGACGGTTCAGCCTCATTTTCAATCACGCATGGTGGAAGGTATTATTCAAACCGTTATGGAAACGACGGAAATTTTGCTTCAAAATCCTGATGATTACAATGCCCGAGCTGAATTTACATGGGCGGCTACGCAAGCGCTGAATGGTGTGACAACCGCTGGCACCAACCCTTCCGTCTTTCCTAACCATATGATCGAGCATTCCCTTTCAGCACTGTTTAACATCGCGCATGGTGCAGGTTTAGCGATCGTGATTCCTGCCTGGATGACATGGTTTCACACGCAAAATCCTACGCAATTTAAACGTTTTGCTGAAAAGATTTTTGACAAAAGCAGTGCGGAAGAAGGTATCGTGGCACTCAAAAGATGGTTCGCTAAAATTGGAGCCCCTGTGAGTTTAAAAGAGGCGGGAATTAGTGTTGATTCTATTCCTGAAATTGCCGCCAATGTATACTTAGCGGCTGAAAGACAAGGTGCACAGAAAGTTTACACCCAAGCAGTCATCGAAACGATTTTACATAACGCATAATCACTCAAGGCAAAAAGGGACTTACCCTTTTTGCCTCCAAAATGCTTCAGCTAAAACGAGCTCTTCTTCGCTAAAAACCGTAATGCCACTCTCTTGCAACAATTTACATGTAATGCCAGAATCATTAACAGGCGTGTGCGTAAAGGTTCCATCATAGATAACATCTTTGCCACATGAGGGGCTTCTAGCTTTTAAAATCGCCATACACGCGCCCTCTTCTCGAGCCATTCTCAAACTCTCACGCGCTCCTTTAGCAAACGCCGCACTGACATCTTCACCCGTTTTACAGATAACGCTATCCGTTCCTTCAATGACTTCACATGGAGGTCTTGGAACGTTGAGCCCACCAAGCACTTCAGGGCACAACGGAACCAAAATGCCCTGCTCTTTCCACGCTTCCAGAATCTTTACATGTAAAGCATTATTGCCACCATCATATTTGACGTTTTCACCGATCAAACACGCACTGATAAGGATTTTTTTATCCATTATTCAAAATCATCTTTGGCATTTTTAACTTGCCAGCGCAACCGTTTATAACGTAAACGATTTCGAAGGCGTTTGACTTTATCAATATCTCGCATATCAATGCTAATAGAGGTATCTTCAAGATCATTGCCCTTTCCAATCATGATATTATCGGCCTTTTTAAGGGCGAGTTTTTGTGACTGAAAGACGCTGCGATGCCCTGTAATCAAAAAGGCAATGACCACACTCAGTGCCGCATAGTTTGCCATATGTACACCAAAAAGTTCCACCGCCATAATAATGGACGCTATGGGTGAATTCGTTGTACCTGCCAAAACACTCACAAACCCAAGTGCGGCAAAAAGGGCTATATGTCCCCCAGTGATATGACCAAAAACAACACCACTGGTCGCCCCCACGTAAAAAACAGGGGTAATAATACCACCGCTACCACCAGAGCCTAAGGTCATTGCTGTAAAAATGGTTTTTAAAATGAAATCGTACCAATGTACATTATTTGAAATTAACGCATTAGGACTGAGTGCATCGCGAATCGTTATGAGCCCAAGCCCCAAATAACTCTCAGAGAGGAAATAAGAGATCACCACCATCACTAAACCCGCGACAAACGCTTTTAAATAGCGATTGTAAGGAATTCTTTTAATCGCTGTTTCTATTTTATTGACTGCGGTAATAAAAAGATCCGAAACAACTCCAAAAAAGACACCGGCAACAACGACTTGCCCAATTAGCCCTAAATCAAGACTAAATGCGCGGTACATATTGATGTCATAATATTGGTATGTCACACCTAAAAATTGTGCGGTTGTAAATGCCGCAAAACCTGCAATGAACGAAGGAAGTAAAACATCGTACATAATCACACCAATAATGAGCACTTCAATTCCAAAAATAGCACCCGCAATCGGTGTACCAAACACTGAAGCAAAACCTGCGCTAATACCGCAGATGACCAGCTTTTTACGATCAGACTTTGAAAATTTGAGCAGTGTTGCGACAAATGAAGCTGCTCCTGCACCAATTTGCGCTCCGGGTCCCTCTTTTCCTACAGAACCACCAGAAAAAATGGTAAGAACCGTAGCAACCAATTTGACAGGAATGACTTTAGCATTGATGTAACCATCGCGTTTATGAACCGCTTCAATGACTTTTTCCGTTCCATGCCCTGTGGCATTTTGGTCAAACGTTCGTACGATCCATGTTGTGAGCATCAAAGCAAAAGGGAGAGTAAAGTAAAAAGGAAAAGGAAGAAGGCTTCTCGTCTGCTCAGCAGTTGTGAGAATTTTAAGAAAGACGGACATCAGTCCGCCTATCATAATACCAACGGCTGAGGAGAGGAAGAGCCATTTGGAAACACTAAAGAAAATAACCGTCTGTTCAACAACATGTTTATTCATCAAATCACTTTAAGTTTGGGCTTATTTCATTATAGCTCTCTTTGGTAAATTTTTTATAAATATTTATTTTAAAATTATTTTAGAGATGAAATTAACCAACAATCGACGCAACAATTTCTTTAGCTCTCTTCTTTGCCGCTTCGACTTCATCTAAAACAAGCGCTACAGCCATACGACGCCCCACATGGCTCACAGGCTTTCCAAAAATACGCACAAAGGAATTTTTAGAAAAAGCCGTTTCAGGAATCGTCAGTGTTGGCACATGCTCTTCGTTTGAGCTTTTAAACGCACCACTTGCGCCTGAACCGTAAAAGGTGAAATCAAGTGGTAAGCCCAAAACCGCTCTTACATGTAAAGCAAATTCACTCTGGCTTTGTGTGATCATCGTCACCATTCCCGTGTCGTGTGGTCGTGGACTAAGCTCACTAAAATAAACTTCATCATCTTTGACAAAAAACTCCACGCCAAAGAGTCCTCGACCGCCCAAACCGTCTGTCACCGCTTTTGCCATCATCTGCGCTTTGGCTAAGACTTCAGGCTTCATCGGTACGGGCTGCCAACTGAGGACATAGTCACCGTTTTCTTGAATATGCCCGATCGGTTCACAAAAAACGGTCTCTTTGCCATTGCGCACGGTGAGAAGCGTGATCTCATAGTCAAACGGTACAAACGCCTCAACGATCAACTCGCTTGCATCACCGCGTGCTTCTTTGGCGATCTCCCATGCTTTTTGAATGTCTGCCTCACGACGAATGACACTTTGTCCATGACCCGATGAACTCATAACCGGTTTGACCACACAGGGAATTCCAAGCGCTTTTGTCGCTTCATTCAGCCCTTCGAGTGTTTTGACAAAAACATAGCCACTGGTTTTTAAACCCAACGTTTCAGCGGCAAACTCACGAATGTTTTTGCGGTTCATTGTCTTTTTCACCGCGTCCGCATTAGGAATGACGCAAAAGCCTTCTTTCTCCGCCTCAATGAGCGCTTCGATGCTGAGTGCTTCAACCTCAGGCAAGATGAATGTCGGCTTTTCAAGGCGTATCACCTCCAAAAGTTCCTCTTTATTTTTCATATTGATGACATAACTTCGATTGGCAACCAAATGAGCAGGTGCTTTTGGGTATGAGTCCACCGCTACGGTTTCAATGCCTAAACGAGAGGCTTCGATGATGACCTCTTTGCCAAGTTCACCACTGCCGATGAGCATAATTTTTGTGCTATTGCTTTTAAGGGGAGTTGTAAAGTGCATGATGTCCTCTTTGTGTTAGTTTAGGAGATTTTACACAAAAGTGGTTTAAGAAATGAAAGAACTTTAAAATTTTATGGCTCTTGGTTGGATATACTTACGCATCAAACAGATTTACATGTAAAGGTTTTTTGTGGAAATTCTCTTCACCATTCTTGCGATACTCACTCTTCTTGGCTTCTTATTTCTTCTACTAAAACCCAAAATTCAGCCAAAATCCAAAGAGCAAAAACAAGAAGAGATACGCCAAAATTTCCTTCAAAGGCTAGATGCCGAGCTTTCTGCTACCCAAAATCCTGATGAGCGTCAAACGAAAAAAATCGCGTTACTCAAAGTGTTTGCGAAAGAGTTGGAGTTCAATCTCTTTTTTGATAAAGATGAAGTGAAAGTATTGATACAAGAGTTGGCGGGTTATTAAGTCGTCTCTTCTTCAATCCATTGAAGGTACGCCTTAAGTCCTTGTTCGATCGGTAGTTGAATGATCTGAGGCGTCGTATAGGGATGATGCTTTAAAATCAACGCTTCTATCTTTTGAAACAAAGAACTCCTCGTTTTAATCAAAAGCAACTGCTCACATGATTCGCACAGTTTCCCTTCCCAGTGGTAAAAACTTTGAACGGCTTGCATCTGAATACATGCGGCAAGTTTTTGCTCTAACAAAAGATGAATAATAGATTTTGCATTTTGTTCATCAGGGCATGTTGTGGTTATTAGGCAAAAAGAGTTCATTCATGTACTCCTCGTGTGAAAAAAGAAGTATTATAACGATTTTAGGTGAAAAAGTTTTAAAAGAAGAAATGCAAGGGAAAATCCCTTGCAGAAAGAGCAAAAGTCTCGAAAGACTTCTGTAAAGAAATCATTAACGTTTTCAAGGAAACTTTTAATGATTCCCTTGAGGAAATCATTAACGTTTTGAGAATTGTGGACTACGACGTGCTTTTTTGCGACCGTATTTTTTACGCTCAACAATTCTTGAGTCACGTGTCAATAAACCATAAGGTTTAAGGATCGCTCTAAAGTCAGCATCCATAGCAGAAAGTGCTTTAGAAATACCGTGACGAACGGCATCTGCTTGAGCTGAATAACCGCCACCTTGCGTAGAAGCTACGATGTCAAAGCTTGCTTCTTGTTTTGTCAAAGCAAGAGGTTGACGAACACGTTTTTTAATGGTCTCATGACCACCAAGCCACGCTTCAAAATCAACGCCATTAACTGTAATCGTACCTTTACCAGGTGCACTTACCCATACTTTAGCGATTGCTGTTTTTCTTTTACCAGTTGCGTATACTTTTGCCATATTACTTTACCTCTACTTTAACTTGCGCTGTATGTGGATGCTCACTACCGGCATAAACTTTTAGCTTTTTGATCATCTCTTTAGCAAGATTTGTTTTAGGTAACATGCCTCTTACCGCAAGTCTGTACAATTTCGCTGGGTTGTTGTTCAAAAGATCACCCAATTTTTCAGTTTTAACGCCACCGAAATATCCTGTGTGTCTGTGATACAATTTTGTGTCTAATTTTGTTCCACTAAACTCTACTTTTTCCGCATTAATGATGATAACGAAATCGCCACAATCAACATTTGGAGTAAAATAAGGTTTATGTTTGCCTCTGAGCAGTGTTGCTACTTCTGTAAGGACTTTACCAAATCTCTTACCAGCAGCATCCACTACGATCCAGTCGCGTTTAACTTCGCTTGGCTTAATCGCTTGTGTAGCTTTCATCTGTCATAACCTTTGACGTATTTATTTAACGAAGTGCAAGTGTAATCAAAATATACTTAAATACTACTTAAATTCAGTGTACTATAAGTTTTTAAGAAGCTCGATTCCATCGTTCTGCAAGTAGCAGATATACGCAGCCACCGGCAAATTATAGATCGTAGAGAGGGCTTCTTGATAGAGCTTCACCTGTGCTTGATGCTTTGCACTTTGCTTTTTTGAACTTTTATAATCCACCACGACGATACGATCTGGAAATTCAAGCAAAAGATCAATCTGCTTACGCTCTTTTTGGTAAATCAACGGTTGTTCTTTGGATATTTTTGCCCCCTCGATCAAATCCAAAAAGGCTTTACAAGAAATGAGTTTTTCGCCTCTTTGATAGATCGCTTGCAAGGTTGACTCATCCAACAGTGGCGCAAAACGGTTTTGCAGAGCGATGTACGCGCGCTTGAGCGATGGCTCATCAAAACTGTCTAACATCTCCAACAAATAGTGCTGTGCAATTCCAAATGTGATAGAAGCGATCTCAGCGCTTTCATTCTCATCCTCAGATGTACTCGCCACCTCTTGAGCGCCATAACGCTTAGGCTGATAGACACTCATGGTGCTTGGAATGACGATAGTCTCTTTGGTTGAAACACCTATCACGCCTCGCTCTGTTGTGCTTAACTCCAACATCTCAAACGCACTGTTTTGCGCTTTGGCACACACAAACAAGGAACGTTTGGCTCTCGTAAAAGCGACATAAAGCGCATTGAGTCTATCTTCATGCATTAAAACACTCTCGTGCTCTTTGGCTTTGGCATAGACTGCATCGACCGATTCTCTGCCACCCATAGTAAGGTAAAGCCCTTTGATGTCCACTTCATCGTAGCTAAATAAAAGCGTATCGCTTCGGTTATTGTCGCGACTCAAACGATCGCACACGATGACATGCTCAAACTCCAAGCCTTTGGATTTGTGTACGGTTAAAACACGCAAACCATCTACATCTTCACTTTTGGCTTCATCACTCAGTTCATCCAGAGCAAACAAAAAGCTCTCAATCTCCTCATAACGACCGGCAACCTCTAAGAAACTGAGCAGATCCGCACTGCCATCAAACAGACCATAATTTTTGATGATCTTTTCAACCAAAACGAGTGGCGTCGCGTCTAAATCCCACCCGCTACGAGAAAGTGGTGTCTCCCACGCCTTGCCACACTGCACAAGAAACGTTGCTTTGTAGAGTGCATCGCCAAAGTAGAGGTATTTAAGCAACGCAATGATGGCTTTAATGGAGCGAACTTCGATGAGTTTCAAGGTTGCCTCAAGTCTTACATGTAAAGCAGGAAACTGCTCTTGCACCAACGCTTTAAAGGCTTTGGCATCTTTGTTCGTATGGACTAAAAGCGCGATGTCTTTAGGCTTGACACCCTCATTTAAAAGCATTCCAATCGCCTCTAAAACAGAAGGCTCTATATCTTCTTCAATGCGCACATTGATGTACCCCTCACCTGTGGCTTTCGCAACCTTTTGTGGTTCATACCCTTTGATTTTACATGTAAAGATTTCATTGACAAAATTAACAACTTGCTCGCTGCTTCGATAATTGGTATCAAGCGCATTCACGTCTAAATGCAAACTCTTTTTGGCGTAGTCAAAGAGCTCTTTAGCCCCACCACGGAAGCGATAAATCGACTGCTTGACATCGCCCACGAAAAAGAGTGTTTTAAAGTCTTTCACACCCTGCCCTGCACGTATCTCTTCAATGAGTGGCAGAAGAATCTGGTACTGCACAATGCTCGTGTCTTGAAACTCATCGATCAGCAGATGTTCGATCACCCCATCAAGGCGAAAATAGAGAAAATCTTTGCTGATCTCTTGGCGTAAAAGAGTGTAGAGCAGATTGGTTACGTCATCAAAACGAAGCTCACCATACTCGCCCATCAAACCTCGCAGGCTCTCATCGTAGATCGCAAAGAGTTTGCCTAGTTGTCCTAAAAAGTATGCTTCTTTAGCATTGACATGTTCATTTAAAGCCTGTTTGAGTTCACGTAAAAGCGCATCGGTTGTCTCATTGGCATATTTTTTATAGTCCCAATACCCAAAGTCTTCACGCTCCAAATACTTCTTGGCAAGCAGATCGCTCAGTGTATCCGCTTTGAGTGTCGCAAGTCCACGCGCAGAGAGCCCACTTTGCTCAAAATAGTCTCGTATCTGCCCTAAAATATCCAAACACGGTTTTAAAGAGGGGTAATGCTCTTCATCCAATGTGCTGATGTCCAGCTCGGACTTTTTCTGATAGAGCATATCGAGCAGACTAAAGAGATCGCCCAGTTTTTTATCTTCGTTAATGCTAAAAGCGATTAAGGCATTGTAGAGATTTTTGCTTTTGCACCCTTTGATGAAACGCTCCACCAGCTCCTCATCAAGCCCATTTTGCCCTACTTTAAAGTCAGGTTGCAAGCCTACATGTAAGGCAAAATGGCGCAAAATCAAAGAGAAAAAAGAGTCCAAGGTTGAAATCTTGATGTCGGCTTGAAGCAAGGTTTGCATGACGCGCTCTTTTTCATGTAGCAGCGTCTCTTTAGATTTACCCGTTTGCACGCAAATCGCCTCTAACTCATCTTTGTCTTCTAAGTGTTTGAGCGTCTCAAAGATGCGCGTTTTCATCTCTGCCGCTGACTTGTTCGTAAACGTCAATGCCACGATCTTTTGCGGATTGGCACCCATAAAGAGAAGTGAGAGATAACGCACACTGAGCGCAAACGTTTTACCGCTTCCTGCACTGGCTTCGAGGGCTAAATAAGGACTGAGATTCATATCTGCTCCTCACGTCCGCACAACTGCGCATAAGGGCACAGCCTGCAATGCTTAATCTCCTCGCACAATTCGTAGCCATTGATCGGTTTGGATAGCTCTTGTAGTTTTACATGTAAAAGCGCTTTCTTTTCTTCGAGGAAGTTTTCGCTCACTAAAACACCCTCTTTAAGGTCGTAGTAATAAACGCCTCCAACCCTGCCTAAAGTGCTTGCAATATGGTCGTAAAAGACCAGTTGAAAATCGGTGGTGCTCTCCAAGGAACGCTCGCTCGTTGTTGGTACTTTCCCGCTTTTATAGTCGATGATAAAGAGCTCATCTCCTTTTTGATCGATACGGTCAATCTGCCCTTCTAATATAAAACCCTTATAGGGCACAGCATGCACAAACTCTTTTTTGAAAACGCGAAAACCCTCTTCAAAACGATTGATTTCATTTTGCATAAAAGGACGGAGCTTTTGAAGCCATACATCAACAAAGTAGCCCCACACTTCATGTCTATTTTGCTCTTTTAAAAGAGTCTCTATTTTGGAATAGAGGCTTTTCTCATCCCTTAACGCTTCATCGCACATCGCATCTTCAAGTACTTTGTGAAGCGTTAAACCAATCACTTGCTCATCAATCTTAGTGCTTGGCATCTTCGCCTCTTTAAGCCTTTGGATGTAACGAAAGTAAAACTGGCGTTTACATGTAAGCAGCGTTTTGAGCTTGGTTGCAGAAAGAGGAAACGCTTTAAGATCGTAGGGCGCGTCAATGAACGGCTGATCGTAAAGATTTTTAGGCGCATTGAGCTCAAACAAAAGCGGTTGCAGTGCTTTTTCATCTGCCATTGTGTTCGTATTAAAGCCAAGCTCATCCAAAAAGCGTGAAGGCATTGAGGTCTCATTTTTGACATAAGCGATAGCGATTTTCTGCGCATGAGAAAAGAGCTGATGGTAGTAATAACGTTGCAAATTTTCGCGATCCCTTTTGGTGGGAAGTCCCGCGTGTGCGCGAACGGCTGAGGAGAGAAACAGATCTTTCTGGCTTCTTTTGGGTACAAACTCATCGTTGAAATCTAAGACGATCACCCCTTTATAGGTCACTCCTCTGGTTTCTAACACACCGAGTACGGTCACCTTTCCACCTCTCACATCATCTTGCGTAAGGGCTGCAAGGCGGTTTAAAAGCAGTTTGGTCACTTGCTCAAAACGTAGAGCTGGTGCGTGTTTTAAAAAGTGCGTGAAAGCAAAAAAAGCTTCTTGAAAGAGAGGATTTTGCTGCTCTTTTGCATTGTAAGAGAGCAGCTTTTCAAAGAAATTCATTGCCGTTTCAGGGGAGATTTTTTGATGCCAAATCTCTTTACATGTAACCATGATTTCAGGTTCAATCTTTAAGCGAGCAAGACGAAGATGGTCTTCAATTTCGTCGTTTCGCATCGCTTTTTCAATCGCACTCAGTCCCTGATAAAACTGGCTTTGCTTGAGGCTTATGCCCATCGCGAAGTTGAGATTGTGCCACGTATCAAAAGGGCGCAACACTTCGGCAAAGCGTTCATCAGGAAGAATAACCACAATCTCTTCGGGACTCAACCCATCTTCCACAAACTGTGCAATCGCACTTTGTACATAGCCTATTTGCGCCAGCCGTGAGGAAAAACCATAGACTTGAATATCCCGTTTGGAAGTATTGTGAGGCTTTACATGTAAAATCTCTTTCGTGGAGAGATTGATCTCATAGGTCTGATTTTGTTCTAAAATGATGCCAAGTTCGGCAAAAACTGCAACCATTTTTTGATTGTAAGCACTCATCGTAACGTTTACATGTAAAGGTATCAGCGCTGCTATTTGGGTAAGAAGTTCCACTTCAAAACGGCTCAGAAACCCTTCTAAATGAATACGAACTTCCCCTAAAGAGCGAATGTACGACTCGTTGAGTTCATAACACTCAGGAAGCGTGATGCGATCATACAAGGCGTGTTTTGAAAGAAGCGCTTTATAGTGCTTAAGCAAGGTTTGTAAGACCTCTAAATGCTCAGCGTAGTGCTCATAGGTATCAGCACTTAACAAAGCATCCAGTGCGACTTTTTCATGGCTGAGTTCTTCAAAAAAACGAAAGAGGTAGGAGGAGTTTTTCAAAAAAGTAAAAAA from Sulfurospirillum diekertiae includes:
- a CDS encoding iron-containing alcohol dehydrogenase, whose protein sequence is MVNFTYQNPTKIEFGKGKEELIGTAIAEDNITKVLLCYGSERIKSDGLYNKVTTRLKEKGIAWVELSGIISNPILSKVHEGITIAKAEKVEAVLAIGGGSVLDSAKSIAAGALYHSDVWDFFIGKSVIEKALPVYAIMTLAATGSEMNGFAVVTNDTIQQKYNIASIHVYPRLSILNPELTKSVPKNYLAYSAVDIIAHVIEGYLTATVQPHFQSRMVEGIIQTVMETTEILLQNPDDYNARAEFTWAATQALNGVTTAGTNPSVFPNHMIEHSLSALFNIAHGAGLAIVIPAWMTWFHTQNPTQFKRFAEKIFDKSSAEEGIVALKRWFAKIGAPVSLKEAGISVDSIPEIAANVYLAAERQGAQKVYTQAVIETILHNA
- a CDS encoding DUF523 domain-containing protein, which encodes MDKKILISACLIGENVKYDGGNNALHVKILEAWKEQGILVPLCPEVLGGLNVPRPPCEVIEGTDSVICKTGEDVSAAFAKGARESLRMAREEGACMAILKARSPSCGKDVIYDGTFTHTPVNDSGITCKLLQESGITVFSEEELVLAEAFWRQKG
- a CDS encoding chloride channel protein yields the protein MNKHVVEQTVIFFSVSKWLFLSSAVGIMIGGLMSVFLKILTTAEQTRSLLPFPFYFTLPFALMLTTWIVRTFDQNATGHGTEKVIEAVHKRDGYINAKVIPVKLVATVLTIFSGGSVGKEGPGAQIGAGAASFVATLLKFSKSDRKKLVICGISAGFASVFGTPIAGAIFGIEVLIIGVIMYDVLLPSFIAGFAAFTTAQFLGVTYQYYDINMYRAFSLDLGLIGQVVVAGVFFGVVSDLFITAVNKIETAIKRIPYNRYLKAFVAGLVMVVISYFLSESYLGLGLITIRDALSPNALISNNVHWYDFILKTIFTAMTLGSGGSGGIITPVFYVGATSGVVFGHITGGHIALFAALGFVSVLAGTTNSPIASIIMAVELFGVHMANYAALSVVIAFLITGHRSVFQSQKLALKKADNIMIGKGNDLEDTSISIDMRDIDKVKRLRNRLRYKRLRWQVKNAKDDFE
- the purT gene encoding formate-dependent phosphoribosylglycinamide formyltransferase, which encodes MHFTTPLKSNSTKIMLIGSGELGKEVIIEASRLGIETVAVDSYPKAPAHLVANRSYVINMKNKEELLEVIRLEKPTFILPEVEALSIEALIEAEKEGFCVIPNADAVKKTMNRKNIREFAAETLGLKTSGYVFVKTLEGLNEATKALGIPCVVKPVMSSSGHGQSVIRREADIQKAWEIAKEARGDASELIVEAFVPFDYEITLLTVRNGKETVFCEPIGHIQENGDYVLSWQPVPMKPEVLAKAQMMAKAVTDGLGGRGLFGVEFFVKDDEVYFSELSPRPHDTGMVTMITQSQSEFALHVRAVLGLPLDFTFYGSGASGAFKSSNEEHVPTLTIPETAFSKNSFVRIFGKPVSHVGRRMAVALVLDEVEAAKKRAKEIVASIVG
- the cutA gene encoding divalent-cation tolerance protein CutA translates to MNSFCLITTTCPDEQNAKSIIHLLLEQKLAACIQMQAVQSFYHWEGKLCESCEQLLLIKTRSSLFQKIEALILKHHPYTTPQIIQLPIEQGLKAYLQWIEEETT
- the rpsI gene encoding 30S ribosomal protein S9, which encodes MAKVYATGKRKTAIAKVWVSAPGKGTITVNGVDFEAWLGGHETIKKRVRQPLALTKQEASFDIVASTQGGGYSAQADAVRHGISKALSAMDADFRAILKPYGLLTRDSRIVERKKYGRKKARRSPQFSKR
- the rplM gene encoding 50S ribosomal protein L13; this translates as MKATQAIKPSEVKRDWIVVDAAGKRFGKVLTEVATLLRGKHKPYFTPNVDCGDFVIIINAEKVEFSGTKLDTKLYHRHTGYFGGVKTEKLGDLLNNNPAKLYRLAVRGMLPKTNLAKEMIKKLKVYAGSEHPHTAQVKVEVK
- a CDS encoding RecB-like helicase; translated protein: MNLSPYLALEASAGSGKTFALSVRYLSLLFMGANPQKIVALTFTNKSAAEMKTRIFETLKHLEDKDELEAICVQTGKSKETLLHEKERVMQTLLQADIKISTLDSFFSLILRHFALHVGLQPDFKVGQNGLDEELVERFIKGCKSKNLYNALIAFSINEDKKLGDLFSLLDMLYQKKSELDISTLDEEHYPSLKPCLDILGQIRDYFEQSGLSARGLATLKADTLSDLLAKKYLEREDFGYWDYKKYANETTDALLRELKQALNEHVNAKEAYFLGQLGKLFAIYDESLRGLMGEYGELRFDDVTNLLYTLLRQEISKDFLYFRLDGVIEHLLIDEFQDTSIVQYQILLPLIEEIRAGQGVKDFKTLFFVGDVKQSIYRFRGGAKELFDYAKKSLHLDVNALDTNYRSSEQVVNFVNEIFTCKIKGYEPQKVAKATGEGYINVRIEEDIEPSVLEAIGMLLNEGVKPKDIALLVHTNKDAKAFKALVQEQFPALHVRLEATLKLIEVRSIKAIIALLKYLYFGDALYKATFLVQCGKAWETPLSRSGWDLDATPLVLVEKIIKNYGLFDGSADLLSFLEVAGRYEEIESFLFALDELSDEAKSEDVDGLRVLTVHKSKGLEFEHVIVCDRLSRDNNRSDTLLFSYDEVDIKGLYLTMGGRESVDAVYAKAKEHESVLMHEDRLNALYVAFTRAKRSLFVCAKAQNSAFEMLELSTTERGVIGVSTKETIVIPSTMSVYQPKRYGAQEVASTSEDENESAEIASITFGIAQHYLLEMLDSFDEPSLKRAYIALQNRFAPLLDESTLQAIYQRGEKLISCKAFLDLIEGAKISKEQPLIYQKERKQIDLLLEFPDRIVVVDYKSSKKQSAKHQAQVKLYQEALSTIYNLPVAAYICYLQNDGIELLKNL
- a CDS encoding PD-(D/E)XK nuclease family protein, which gives rise to MLEVFATSRAVRSFYDTFLDANTLLPKAITIAELEQKAVLVPHHSLVDDDMRVLLMQEASRFTKFELLYIEREFFTFLKNSSYLFRFFEELSHEKVALDALLSADTYEHYAEHLEVLQTLLKHYKALLSKHALYDRITLPECYELNESYIRSLGEVRIHLEGFLSRFEVELLTQIAALIPLHVNVTMSAYNQKMVAVFAELGIILEQNQTYEINLSTKEILHVKPHNTSKRDIQVYGFSSRLAQIGYVQSAIAQFVEDGLSPEEIVVILPDERFAEVLRPFDTWHNLNFAMGISLKQSQFYQGLSAIEKAMRNDEIEDHLRLARLKIEPEIMVTCKEIWHQKISPETAMNFFEKLLSYNAKEQQNPLFQEAFFAFTHFLKHAPALRFEQVTKLLLNRLAALTQDDVRGGKVTVLGVLETRGVTYKGVIVLDFNDEFVPKRSQKDLFLSSAVRAHAGLPTKRDRENLQRYYYHQLFSHAQKIAIAYVKNETSMPSRFLDELGFNTNTMADEKALQPLLFELNAPKNLYDQPFIDAPYDLKAFPLSATKLKTLLTCKRQFYFRYIQRLKEAKMPSTKIDEQVIGLTLHKVLEDAMCDEALRDEKSLYSKIETLLKEQNRHEVWGYFVDVWLQKLRPFMQNEINRFEEGFRVFKKEFVHAVPYKGFILEGQIDRIDQKGDELFIIDYKSGKVPTTSERSLESTTDFQLVFYDHIASTLGRVGGVYYYDLKEGVLVSENFLEEKKALLHVKLQELSKPINGYELCEEIKHCRLCPYAQLCGREEQI